A window of Lentibacillus sp. Marseille-P4043 contains these coding sequences:
- a CDS encoding response regulator: protein MRREILIVDDQPGIRLLLQEVFINEGYQVETANTGKEALEKIHSNTFDLIMLDYKLPIVDGAEVLQRLEEQGITTPAILMSGLAEGLVKESEKYSMVQEVIAKPFNIQDVCSTVKTLLDRKVQAQGEGK from the coding sequence ATGAGAAGAGAGATATTAATTGTTGATGATCAACCTGGTATACGATTATTGCTTCAGGAAGTTTTTATAAATGAAGGCTACCAAGTTGAGACAGCAAATACGGGGAAAGAAGCGTTAGAAAAAATACATAGTAACACATTTGATTTAATTATGCTGGATTATAAATTACCAATTGTTGATGGGGCAGAAGTTTTGCAACGATTGGAAGAGCAAGGAATTACGACACCTGCCATTTTGATGAGTGGCCTGGCAGAGGGATTAGTTAAGGAATCGGAAAAATATAGCATGGTGCAAGAGGTTATTGCCAAGCCATTTAATATTCAGGATGTTTGTTCAACGGTTAAAACGCTATTAGACAGAAAAGTACAGGCACAGGGGGAAGGAAAATAA